The following are encoded in a window of Aythya fuligula isolate bAytFul2 chromosome 26, bAytFul2.pri, whole genome shotgun sequence genomic DNA:
- the LOC116499048 gene encoding cytochrome b-c1 complex subunit 10 → MLSRVLGPRYAQLLQNWTPTLFTWGGVAGAGVIWITDWKLVLQYVPYIGGKYKTED, encoded by the exons ATGttgagcagggtgctggggccgCGCTAcgcccagctgctgcagaactg GACTCCCACCCTTTTCACGTGGGGTGGTGTAGCTGGTGCCGGTGTGATATGGATCACAGACTGGAAGCTCGTCCTTCAGTATGTGCCCTACATCGGTGGCAAGTATAAAACTGAAGACTAA